A segment of the Candidatus Izimaplasma bacterium HR1 genome:
AGACGCAATCTATATGCATAGTGAAGATGTAGAATTACCTAATACCAATGCAAACATCTTTGTTAAAGCATGGGAAGGTATTCGTGCATTTACATATTCATTCTTTGATCCGAAATATAACGAAGCTGCAAAAGTTGATGAAGACACCGTTGAAATATGGGTTCGTGGTTCTCGTTTATATATTCAAGTAATGCAAAGAATGGTTGATGAAACGTTTACTCCAGAAACAGGAATTAAAGTTCAACTAAGCGTTATGCCAGATGAAAATAAAATTGTCTTAGCTAATGCTGCCAACACAACTCCCGATGCTGCAATGGGATTAACCGTAACAAGACCGTTTGAGTTCGCAATTAGGGGTATGGTTGAAGATTTAAGTTTAATGGATGGATTCTACGATTTAGTTAGTGAATTTAATATGAATAGTTTTATTCCTTTCATCTATGAAGAAGGAGTATATTCTTTACCTGAAACAATGGATGTTAAATTATTATTCTACCGTACTGATATATTAGAGTTCTTAGACGTCGAACCCCCTCAAACATGGGAAGAAGTAGTTAGTTTAATTCCTCTAATGCAAAAATATAATTACACATTCTACACGCCACTTGGCGGAGATAACGCGTTTAAAACCTTCGGGGAAACAACTCCATTTATCTACCAACACAGTGGGATTATCTATAATGAAACCGGAGATAAAGTATTACTAAACGAAGGTGGAGCATATGATGCATTTGAATTTATGACAGATTTATTCAGTGTTTATAATATACCAATTACAACTTCAAATTTCTTCCAGAAATTCCGAGATGGCCAAACTCCAATCGGGATTGGTGATGGTAATACATATATTCAGTTAAAATATGCAGCACCAGAACTAGCAGGACAGTGGGCAGTAATGCCGATTCCTGGAATTGAGTATGAAGATAAAGATGAAACTACATGTGGTGGACCATTAACAGATGGTCGCTGTATTGAAAGATGGGATCCAACATTTGGGACTAGTAGTGTAATCTTTAAAGATACAGATAAACAAGACATTGCTTGGGAATATTTCAAGTGGTGGTTTAAATCAGATATCCAAAGTGATTTTACTTACCAATTACAATCATTACTTGGAGATGAATTCTTACATATGACAGCTAATGTAGAAGCATTTAAGACTTCAGCGTGGCCAAGTGATAGTAAATATGAAATCTTAGAGCAATGGGAATGGGTAAGAACTACCGGAAAAGTTCCAGGAGATTACTTAGTTGAAAGAGAGTTAAGTAATGCGTGGAACAAGGTGGTCAATGACGGAACTAACCCTCGTGTAGCCATCGATGACGCAGTTATCATAATAAATAGAGAGCTTAAACGAAAACTAACGGAGTTCGGTTATTATGAAGACGGAGTTCGAATTAAAGATTTTCTAGTTCCAACTTCTGACAACATCCATTTATGGATGATCGAAGGGAGTGATGAATAGTGAAAAAGAAAAGAATTTTACAATCTCCATATCTATTCATTGCACCATACGCTGCATTATTCATTATAATTATTGCACTACCAGTTTTAGCCGCTCTTGTACTAAGTTTTACTTCATTCAATACAATTGAGGCTCCTGTATTTATTGGTTTACAAAACTATGTAGATATTATTACTGGAGATAGTGTATTTTTACAAAAAGCATTATCAAATACAATCTTATTTAGTATTATTGTTGGACCAATTGGTTATATGATGAGTTTTGGTTTAGCGTGGATGTTAGCTCAAGTACCACATCGTGCTCGTACTATCTATGCGGTAATTATTTACTCACCATCAATCACTGGACCAATCATGATGGCTAATGTATGGCGAATTGTCTTTAGTGGTGATGAGACTGGTTATTTGAATAACTTCCTCATGTACACTTTAAATATCGTTGATTCTCCAATACAATTCTTACAAGACGCAGATATCTTATTCCCGATTATGATTATCGTTTCATTATGGAGTAGTATGGGTCTAGGATTCTTAGCAATGCTAGCTGGGGTATTAAATATAGATAGAAGTTTATATGAAGCAGCAGCTATTGATGGAATGAAAAATAGATGGCAAGAAATCTTCTATATTACAATTCCTTCTATGAAACCACAAATGTTATTTGGAGCCGTAATGGCAATTATCGGAACATTTAATAGTGCTGGTTTAGCAAGTGCTCTTGCTGGTGGAGCAACACCACCACAGTATGCAGGTTGGTTGATTGTCGACCATGCCAATGACTTTGGATTTACGAGGTTTGAAATGGGGTACGCAAGTGCCGTTACTGTTATCCTCCTCTTAGTTGTTGTCTTTTTCAATCAAATATCTTACCGATTATTCGGAGAAAGGGACTGATCTTATGGCTAAAAGTGGAATTACATTTAACCCAGACCGATATAACAAAAATCAAAATGGTTTTCATATATTCTTAATTACTTTATCTGTATTTATGGGACTACCCATTGTTTTTATAGTTAACCATGCGTTCAAACCTTTCAGTGAATTATTCGCTTACCCTCCAAAGTTTTTTGTTAAGCAACCAACATTTGCTAACTTTGCGAGGTTAGTAGCATTTAGTCAGGAATCAGGGATTCCGATTAGTAGATATATCTTTAACTCAGTTTTTACAACCTTAATTGTTGTAATTTTGAGTATGATTATAAGTAGTTTAGCAGCATTTGCTCTAAGTAAATTAGAGTTTAAAGGAAAACATACTTTAAACAAAATTAATCAATACAGTTTAATGTTTGTGCCTGTGGCAGTAGCTATACCACGTTTCTTAGTATTAATAAACATTGGTATCTACAATACATATTTAGCACATATCGTTCCTTTACTTGCAATGCCGGTTGGATTATTCTTAGTAAAACAGTTTATGGATACAAACGTACCTAAAGAACTATTAGAAGCAGCAAAAATAGATGGAGCGGGGAATTGGCGTATATATTGGAATATAGCACTCCCATTAGTTATGCCTGCTCTTGTAACGGTAGCTATCCTATCTTTCCAAATGTCATGGGGATATACCGAAGGTTCAAATCTATTTGTTGATCAAGAAGCACTAAGGACATTACCATTTTATATGAGTACTGTAGTTAGCCAAGTAGGAAACATCGTCGTTACTGCCGGTGTTGGGGCTGCTGCACAGTTAATTATGTTCTTACCAAACTTATTGATTTTCATCTTTATGCAAAATAAAGTAATGGCTTCAATGGCCACTTCAGGTATCAAATAATGAGAAGGAAATTAGTCCATGCAGTAACATTCGGACTTTTCACATTAATTATATTTGTAATGTTTAGTGTCGCAACTGATAATTTATTTGCTAGTTCAACTCCATACTATACTTATACAACTGATAATGAACAAGGTTGGATAAGAACTAGTGATGCATATACTCCCGCAGGCCAAGTTTTATCGGCCAATGGTGTAGAATTTAAAAACCCTCAGTATGTTTATGTAGATCATGAAGATTATATCTATGTGACGGATTCTGGGTGGTTTAAAGTATTTATTTTTGATAAAGATTTAAACTATGTTGATGAGATTGCATACTCTGATAAGGACGAGTTAAATGTTGAACATGGATTTATCGCTGTAAACAGTATTTTTGTTACAGAAGATAAAGTATATGTTCCTGACAGTTTCCAAAAGAGTATCTTTATCTTTGATCGAGATGAAGTATTGAACAGAGCACCATCGTCTTTTATTTGGTTAGATGATGTGGATGGTTCAGAGACAATGAATACTGGTGATGTATTCTACCTTTCAGATGATGAAAACGATCCAATAGGTACTCCTGTCTATGAAATAGACGTTGTACCAACTGATGGTTCTTTAAATAGTACTGTAATCTTTAAAGATTACGATTCAAAAGAAGAAATATTTAGAAAAATTAATTTTGAAGAAATGTTTGGTAAAGTTGTAAACGGAACGACTGCAGATTTTGCAGGAAAAACATTATTCCGTCACACTTTATTCCAAGAAAAAAATAAACCTATCCAAACAGTAACTACACCTGATCATCCTGTTTTTATTGGTGATCCTGAAGATCCTGTTAGTGGATATAAATTTACACCTAAAAAAGTCGCAGTTGACACAAGAGGTAATATGTACGTTGTTGGTGCTCAAAGTGAAAACGGACTTATCATGCTTGATAGTGATGGTGATTACATTACTTTCTTTGGTGGGAATCCAATTAGGATGCCTTTATTAGATCAAATTAGAGCATTGTTATTATCTGAGGAGCAAAAAGATAAACTTCGTACTGAATCTAATATTTTAGTTGATTATGTTTCAAGTGTAGCTATCGATGAAAAAGGATATGTTTACACAGTAACTTCAACTTTAGAAGATGATGTTATTAAAAAGTTTAATGTTTCTGGAACGAACTTCTTTAGCAATGATGCTCGAGGTTGGGTTGGAGCAGTAGATCTATGGGTTGGTAATTATGGAAATGTTCTTGTAATTGAGGAATATGGTTGGATCAATGAGTATAATGCTGATGGAGAATTAATTTTCAGTTTCAGTGTTACTGATATTGGTGCTAACCGTGATGGATTATTACTTAATCCAACAAGTATAGCAGCTGACTCAAGAGACAGATTGTTTGTTGTCGATAGAGGTAATGGTTTCTTACAA
Coding sequences within it:
- the lacF_2 gene encoding Lactose transport system permease protein LacF, encoding MKKKRILQSPYLFIAPYAALFIIIIALPVLAALVLSFTSFNTIEAPVFIGLQNYVDIITGDSVFLQKALSNTILFSIIVGPIGYMMSFGLAWMLAQVPHRARTIYAVIIYSPSITGPIMMANVWRIVFSGDETGYLNNFLMYTLNIVDSPIQFLQDADILFPIMIIVSLWSSMGLGFLAMLAGVLNIDRSLYEAAAIDGMKNRWQEIFYITIPSMKPQMLFGAVMAIIGTFNSAGLASALAGGATPPQYAGWLIVDHANDFGFTRFEMGYASAVTVILLLVVVFFNQISYRLFGERD
- the ycjP_1 gene encoding Inner membrane ABC transporter permease protein YcjP — encoded protein: MAKSGITFNPDRYNKNQNGFHIFLITLSVFMGLPIVFIVNHAFKPFSELFAYPPKFFVKQPTFANFARLVAFSQESGIPISRYIFNSVFTTLIVVILSMIISSLAAFALSKLEFKGKHTLNKINQYSLMFVPVAVAIPRFLVLINIGIYNTYLAHIVPLLAMPVGLFLVKQFMDTNVPKELLEAAKIDGAGNWRIYWNIALPLVMPALVTVAILSFQMSWGYTEGSNLFVDQEALRTLPFYMSTVVSQVGNIVVTAGVGAAAQLIMFLPNLLIFIFMQNKVMASMATSGIK
- a CDS encoding Yip1 domain protein, with amino-acid sequence MRRKLVHAVTFGLFTLIIFVMFSVATDNLFASSTPYYTYTTDNEQGWIRTSDAYTPAGQVLSANGVEFKNPQYVYVDHEDYIYVTDSGWFKVFIFDKDLNYVDEIAYSDKDELNVEHGFIAVNSIFVTEDKVYVPDSFQKSIFIFDRDEVLNRAPSSFIWLDDVDGSETMNTGDVFYLSDDENDPIGTPVYEIDVVPTDGSLNSTVIFKDYDSKEEIFRKINFEEMFGKVVNGTTADFAGKTLFRHTLFQEKNKPIQTVTTPDHPVFIGDPEDPVSGYKFTPKKVAVDTRGNMYVVGAQSENGLIMLDSDGDYITFFGGNPIRMPLLDQIRALLLSEEQKDKLRTESNILVDYVSSVAIDEKGYVYTVTSTLEDDVIKKFNVSGTNFFSNDARGWVGAVDLWVGNYGNVLVIEEYGWINEYNADGELIFSFSVTDIGANRDGLLLNPTSIAADSRDRLFVVDRGNGFLQIYDPTEFTNSVHNAFQAYQDGDEELAKENWEFSLEYATVFDIAHEGIGDAFIRQDNYEEALYHFKLASYNDGISDAYWQIRQTWLEQNLETVILIFSILFLTRFIFKFVNKRTHFTKGFEELWVKIKKKNKTIRELTYIKHFLKHPLDGYYEIKRKAAVSVSTAGIIYFLLALVYIMYQTVTNVIFLADPNPNIMYELIILISILALWVVANYFVCLIRDGEGSFKNVFVATAMSLTPLLIVFPLITILSNVLTYQEAVFYNGPLTITYIWVAIYFFFMIKEIHNYEVGETFGVIGISLFTMLIMGIFLFVIYSIDTQIFTVTEQIARELIER